The Nocardioides humi genome includes a region encoding these proteins:
- a CDS encoding sensor histidine kinase encodes MTETHVLSPPPQPPTRRWLRDTGYALAALPVALAALVVVVALVGAGLGLSVVIGGVFVLVVGVYAARGFAYVERRRLAALTGRAVPEPAYLRAGAGDRFWRRTLTPLRDPQSWLDVVWSLVGWVTGTAAFVVVVTWWATVLGGLSYWLWSWWVPRGDDDTGLAELIGLGDSRRADIGLISAIGLAALVTLPFALRLAAVLHASLASVLLTSRAELQGRVARVEESRESAHRAEAESLRKLERDIHDGPQQRLIRLGMDLGRARVQLADDPENAARTLDAAVAQTREAVEELRALSRGIAPPLLVDRGLAAAVAEMADGQPIPVRVVADVPPELPLAVETAAYFVAAEALTNVVKHSGADRADLTLGVTDGQLHVTVDDNGCGGASAVTGHGLSGLRERLAGVDGQLFLASPAGGPTRLRAEVPLP; translated from the coding sequence ATGACCGAGACCCACGTGCTGAGCCCGCCCCCGCAGCCGCCGACCCGGCGATGGCTGCGCGACACCGGCTACGCCCTCGCCGCCCTCCCGGTGGCGCTGGCGGCCCTGGTCGTCGTGGTCGCCCTCGTCGGCGCCGGCCTGGGGCTGTCGGTGGTCATCGGCGGCGTCTTCGTCCTCGTCGTGGGGGTGTACGCCGCCCGCGGGTTCGCGTACGTCGAGCGTCGGCGCCTGGCCGCGTTGACCGGCCGCGCGGTGCCCGAGCCGGCGTACCTGCGGGCCGGAGCGGGCGACCGCTTCTGGCGGCGCACCCTCACGCCGCTGCGGGACCCGCAGTCCTGGCTGGACGTCGTGTGGTCGCTGGTCGGCTGGGTCACGGGGACGGCGGCGTTCGTGGTCGTCGTGACCTGGTGGGCCACCGTGCTGGGCGGGCTCAGCTACTGGCTGTGGTCGTGGTGGGTCCCGCGTGGTGACGACGACACCGGCCTGGCGGAGCTGATCGGCCTCGGCGACAGCCGCCGCGCCGACATCGGGCTGATCAGCGCGATCGGCCTGGCCGCGCTGGTGACGCTGCCGTTCGCGCTGCGGCTCGCGGCGGTGCTGCACGCGAGCCTGGCCTCGGTGCTGCTCACCAGCCGGGCCGAGCTGCAGGGCCGGGTGGCGCGGGTCGAGGAGAGCCGGGAGTCGGCGCACCGGGCGGAGGCGGAGTCCCTGCGCAAGCTGGAGCGCGACATCCACGACGGCCCGCAGCAGCGGCTGATCCGGCTCGGCATGGACCTGGGCCGCGCCCGGGTGCAGCTCGCGGACGACCCCGAGAACGCCGCGCGCACCCTCGACGCCGCCGTCGCCCAGACCCGGGAGGCGGTCGAGGAGCTGCGGGCGCTGTCGCGCGGCATCGCCCCTCCGCTGCTGGTCGACCGGGGCCTGGCGGCCGCCGTGGCCGAGATGGCCGACGGCCAGCCGATCCCGGTGCGGGTCGTCGCCGACGTACCCCCGGAGCTGCCGCTGGCGGTCGAGACGGCCGCCTACTTCGTGGCGGCGGAGGCGTTGACCAATGTGGTCAAGCACAGCGGCGCCGACCGGGCCGACCTGACGCTCGGCGTGACCGACGGGCAGCTGCACGTCACCGTCGACGACAACGGCTGCGGCGGCGCGAGCGCGGTGACCGGGCACGGCCTGTCCGGGCTGCGCGAGCGGCTGGCCGGCGTCGACGGGCAGCTGTTCCTGGCCTCCCCGGCGGGCGGCCCGACCCGGCTGCGCGCGGAGGTGCCCCTGCCGTGA
- a CDS encoding response regulator yields MRIVVADDSVLLREGLQLLLAEAGHEVVAAVGDGPAVVGAVLEHRPDLAIVDVRMPPSHTDEGLRAAVACRQAWPEARVLVLSQYVVASYADELLATGEGGVGYLLKDRVSEVGEFLDAVATVQAGGTVLDPMVVKHLMGRRRDPLLALTPREWEVLALMAEGRSNAAVADALVVSLAAVEKHTQRIFAKLGLAPDDDQSHRRVLAVVRFLRADQPGSPG; encoded by the coding sequence GTGAGGATCGTGGTCGCTGACGACTCCGTGCTGCTGCGCGAGGGTCTCCAGCTCCTCCTCGCGGAGGCCGGCCACGAGGTCGTCGCGGCCGTCGGCGACGGCCCGGCCGTGGTGGGCGCGGTGCTGGAGCACCGGCCGGACCTGGCCATCGTCGACGTCCGGATGCCGCCGAGCCACACCGACGAGGGCCTCCGCGCGGCCGTGGCCTGCCGGCAGGCGTGGCCGGAGGCGCGGGTGCTGGTGCTGTCGCAGTACGTCGTCGCGTCGTACGCCGACGAGCTGCTCGCGACGGGGGAGGGCGGTGTGGGCTACCTGCTCAAGGACCGGGTGAGCGAGGTCGGGGAGTTCCTCGACGCGGTCGCCACGGTGCAGGCGGGCGGCACGGTGCTCGACCCGATGGTGGTCAAGCACCTGATGGGCCGCCGGCGCGACCCGCTGCTCGCGCTCACCCCGCGGGAGTGGGAGGTGCTCGCGCTGATGGCGGAGGGGCGCTCCAACGCCGCCGTCGCCGACGCCCTCGTCGTCTCGCTGGCCGCGGTCGAGAAGCACACCCAGCGGATCTTCGCCAAGCTCGGCCTGGCCCCCGACGACGACCAGTCGCACCGGCGGGTGCTGGCCGTGGTGCGCTTCCTGCGCGCGGATCAGCCGGGGTCGCCGGGGTAG
- a CDS encoding Gfo/Idh/MocA family protein, with translation MTGTSDSLGWGILATGKIARTFAADLALVPGAHVAAVGSRTPEGARAFADRYGDGRTRAHGSYAALLADPGVDVVYVATPHALHLEGARAAFEAGKHVLCEKPLTLRTADAEEMVRLAGEHDRFLMEAMWMACHPVIRELRAELGSGRLGRPLQLTAELGFRVDAPLTDRMFAPELGGGALLDMGIYPLTFAHLMLGEAEELDAVASLAASGIDLDVAIAGRYPGGAVAALSASMTSWSSRQAAVATDLGRVEVGPNFHHPERAVFTPYDAGGPQPDRQVVLAGDLPVLGRGYGNEIAEVGRCVREGLRESPLVPHAQTLLVLRQLDALRAAVGIRYPGDPG, from the coding sequence ATGACCGGCACGTCCGACTCGCTCGGCTGGGGGATCCTGGCCACCGGCAAGATAGCGCGGACCTTCGCCGCCGACCTCGCCCTGGTGCCCGGCGCCCACGTGGCCGCGGTCGGCTCCCGGACGCCGGAGGGGGCCCGGGCCTTCGCCGACCGGTACGGCGACGGGCGGACCCGCGCCCACGGCAGCTACGCCGCGCTGCTCGCCGATCCCGGGGTCGACGTCGTCTACGTCGCGACCCCGCACGCCCTCCACCTCGAGGGCGCCCGGGCGGCCTTCGAGGCCGGCAAGCACGTGCTGTGCGAGAAGCCGCTGACCCTGCGCACCGCCGACGCCGAGGAGATGGTGCGGCTGGCCGGCGAGCACGACCGGTTCCTCATGGAGGCGATGTGGATGGCCTGCCACCCGGTGATCCGGGAGCTGCGCGCCGAGCTCGGCAGCGGCCGGCTCGGCCGCCCGCTGCAGCTGACGGCCGAGCTCGGGTTCCGGGTCGACGCGCCGCTCACCGACCGGATGTTCGCCCCAGAGCTCGGCGGCGGGGCGCTGCTCGACATGGGCATCTACCCGCTGACCTTCGCCCACCTGATGCTCGGCGAGGCCGAGGAGCTGGACGCGGTGGCGAGCCTCGCCGCCAGCGGGATCGACCTCGACGTCGCGATCGCCGGGCGCTATCCCGGCGGCGCGGTGGCCGCGCTGAGCGCGTCGATGACGTCGTGGTCCTCCCGGCAGGCCGCGGTCGCCACCGACCTCGGCCGGGTCGAGGTGGGGCCGAACTTCCACCACCCGGAGCGCGCGGTCTTCACGCCGTACGACGCCGGCGGCCCGCAGCCCGACCGGCAGGTCGTCCTCGCCGGCGACCTGCCGGTGCTCGGCCGCGGCTACGGCAACGAGATCGCGGAGGTGGGCCGCTGCGTGCGGGAGGGCCTGCGCGAGAGCCCGCTGGTCCCCCACGCCCAGACCCTGCTGGTCCTGCGCCAGCTCGACGCCCTGCGCGCCGCCGTCGGCATCCGCTACCCCGGCGACCCCGGCTGA
- a CDS encoding DUF3263 domain-containing protein: MTAERSTQENAAAAAAPGSLSERDRAILEFERQWWKYAGAKESAVREQFDMSATRYYQVLNALIDRPEALEADPLLVRRLRRLRSQRQRQRSARRLGFEI, from the coding sequence ATGACCGCCGAGCGCAGCACCCAGGAGAACGCCGCCGCCGCGGCCGCTCCCGGCAGCCTCAGCGAACGCGACCGCGCGATCCTCGAGTTCGAGCGCCAGTGGTGGAAGTACGCCGGCGCCAAGGAGAGTGCCGTGCGCGAGCAGTTCGACATGAGCGCCACCCGCTACTACCAGGTGCTCAACGCCCTCATCGACCGTCCCGAGGCCCTGGAGGCCGACCCGCTGCTGGTGCGGCGGCTCCGGCGGCTGCGCTCCCAGCGCCAGCGGCAGCGGTCGGCGCGGCGCCTGGGCTTCGAGATCTGA
- a CDS encoding LytR C-terminal domain-containing protein: MTFPTWPTRRHHQRGAVLPSPVVLLTIVAVALAAVAFVATRGDGPAERDISATKAAATPTDAEPADEGTGPSETPTEEQKPTPKPVVRGDHAVVVFNNTRVRGLAARVAEKVKAAGWQVAATDNWYGTVPATTVYFPQGKKAAARQLALDLGIARVLRADADSDMSSTNLTVILTAELD; the protein is encoded by the coding sequence ATGACCTTCCCCACCTGGCCCACTCGCAGACACCACCAGCGCGGCGCCGTCCTGCCGTCCCCCGTGGTGCTGCTCACCATCGTCGCCGTCGCCCTCGCGGCGGTCGCCTTCGTCGCCACCCGCGGCGACGGGCCGGCCGAGCGCGACATCTCCGCCACCAAGGCCGCCGCGACGCCCACCGACGCCGAGCCCGCCGACGAGGGCACCGGCCCGAGCGAGACCCCCACCGAGGAGCAGAAGCCGACCCCCAAGCCCGTGGTCCGCGGCGACCACGCCGTCGTCGTCTTCAACAACACCCGCGTCCGCGGCCTCGCCGCCCGGGTCGCCGAGAAGGTCAAGGCCGCCGGCTGGCAGGTCGCCGCCACCGACAACTGGTACGGCACCGTCCCCGCCACCACCGTCTACTTCCCCCAGGGCAAGAAGGCAGCCGCCCGCCAGCTCGCCCTCGACCTCGGCATCGCCCGGGTCCTCCGCGCGGACGCCGACAGCGACATGAGCTCCACCAACCTGACGGTCATCCTGACCGCCGAGCTCGACTGA
- the otsB gene encoding trehalose-phosphatase, which translates to MRFTSEDAEKRYDALVRVAARTVVGLDFDGTLSPIVDDPARAHIHPDAPEVLMALAEEVAAIAVITGRPARQALDLGGLEEVGDALDAAGKELFVFGQYGNERWTSSHRRIMGARPPRGLATFERDLPRALRSAGASDAYVEDKGLAVAVHTRRLADPEGAFDRLLPPLRELADRHGLVLEPGKAVIEVRSAGSHKGMVVNRLAAVLDAEGFLFAGDDLGDVEAFEAVEELGDRGLAVLRVCSASSEESALIALSDVVVHGPVGVLELLGRLAADARALREG; encoded by the coding sequence GTGAGGTTCACGTCCGAGGACGCCGAGAAGCGGTACGACGCCCTGGTGCGCGTCGCGGCCCGGACGGTCGTCGGCCTGGACTTCGACGGCACCCTGTCGCCGATCGTCGACGACCCGGCGCGCGCCCACATCCACCCGGACGCGCCCGAGGTGCTGATGGCGCTGGCCGAGGAGGTGGCCGCGATCGCGGTGATCACCGGCCGGCCGGCCCGGCAGGCGCTCGACCTCGGCGGGCTGGAGGAGGTCGGCGACGCGCTCGACGCGGCCGGCAAGGAGCTCTTCGTCTTCGGGCAGTACGGCAACGAGCGGTGGACGTCCAGCCACCGCCGGATCATGGGCGCCCGGCCGCCGCGCGGGCTGGCGACCTTCGAGCGGGACCTGCCCCGGGCGCTGCGCAGCGCCGGGGCGAGCGACGCGTACGTCGAGGACAAGGGCCTCGCGGTCGCCGTCCACACCCGCCGCCTGGCCGACCCCGAGGGTGCCTTCGACCGGCTGCTGCCGCCGCTGCGCGAGCTCGCCGACCGGCACGGCCTGGTGCTGGAGCCCGGCAAGGCGGTGATCGAGGTCCGCTCGGCCGGCTCCCACAAGGGGATGGTCGTCAACCGGCTCGCCGCCGTGCTCGACGCCGAGGGCTTCCTGTTCGCCGGCGACGACCTCGGCGACGTCGAGGCCTTCGAGGCCGTCGAGGAGCTCGGCGACCGCGGCCTGGCGGTGCTCCGGGTCTGCTCGGCGTCGAGCGAGGAGAGCGCCCTGATCGCGCTGTCCGACGTGGTCGTGCACGGCCCGGTCGGCGTGCTGGAGCTGCTCGGCCGGCTGGCGGCCGACGCCCGCGCCCTCCGGGAGGGCTGA
- a CDS encoding GNAT family N-acetyltransferase, which produces MTGDLALRPATAEDAERLLTWRNEPATRAASLSTDEIDLPTHRAWLAARLRDPDCRLLIVEHDDEPVGQVRLDRGGADGATAEVSIGLAAAARGRGVGTRALRLLEEPARAWPEVRALTARVRTGNAASVRAFLAAGYHERDRADDVVTLVREL; this is translated from the coding sequence GTGACCGGCGACCTGGCGCTGCGACCGGCCACCGCCGAGGACGCGGAACGCCTGCTCACGTGGCGCAACGAGCCGGCGACCCGCGCCGCCTCGCTCTCGACCGACGAGATCGACCTGCCGACCCACCGCGCCTGGCTGGCCGCCCGCCTCCGGGACCCCGACTGCCGGCTCCTGATCGTGGAGCACGACGACGAGCCGGTCGGGCAGGTCCGGCTCGACCGGGGCGGCGCGGACGGCGCGACGGCCGAGGTCTCGATCGGGCTGGCCGCCGCCGCCCGGGGCCGCGGCGTCGGCACGCGCGCGCTCCGGCTCCTCGAGGAGCCGGCCCGCGCCTGGCCGGAGGTGCGAGCGCTCACGGCGCGGGTGCGGACCGGGAACGCCGCCTCGGTGCGGGCCTTCCTGGCCGCGGGCTACCACGAGCGGGATCGCGCCGACGACGTCGTCACGCTGGTCCGCGAGCTCTGA
- a CDS encoding N-acetylneuraminate synthase family protein: MFQLGDRVVGAGAPPLLVSEIGANHDGDVDKAETMVRALAAQGAEAIKFQLYTAEELVADADRPVTWGPPGGEVTEAIGPMFDRLALPREAVRDLMRLGTELGMISFATPFSEDGIDYLEQVGVPGYKVAASDVGHLPFLRHIAQTGKPVILSLGKCTLGEAEEAIDTLLAHGASQLSVLHCVAEYPAPIADMNLRTIPMLQTMYPEMAVGLSDHSIGTTSAVAAVALGASIVEKHVTLSPQDVGPDHWFSMAIDEVGPLQQAMHDAHAALGVARKQVTPGEVAERRTAIRSLVVRRPLKAGDRLRADDLKAVRPGTGLPPRYLEVVDGMVLTRDLAADTPVTWDAFR; the protein is encoded by the coding sequence ATGTTTCAGCTGGGTGATCGCGTGGTCGGGGCCGGCGCACCGCCGCTGCTCGTCTCGGAGATCGGCGCCAACCACGACGGCGACGTCGACAAGGCCGAGACCATGGTCCGGGCCCTCGCCGCCCAGGGCGCCGAGGCGATCAAGTTCCAGCTGTACACCGCCGAGGAGCTGGTGGCCGACGCCGACCGGCCCGTCACCTGGGGGCCGCCCGGCGGCGAGGTGACCGAGGCGATCGGGCCGATGTTCGACCGGCTGGCGCTGCCGCGTGAGGCGGTCCGCGACCTGATGCGGCTCGGCACCGAGCTGGGCATGATCTCCTTCGCCACGCCGTTCAGCGAGGACGGCATCGACTACCTCGAGCAGGTCGGCGTGCCGGGCTACAAGGTGGCCGCCTCCGACGTCGGGCACCTGCCGTTCCTGCGGCACATCGCGCAGACCGGCAAGCCGGTCATCCTCTCCCTCGGCAAGTGCACCCTCGGGGAGGCCGAGGAGGCGATCGACACCCTCCTCGCCCACGGCGCCTCCCAGCTCAGCGTGCTGCACTGCGTCGCGGAGTACCCCGCACCGATCGCGGACATGAACCTGCGCACCATCCCGATGCTGCAGACGATGTACCCCGAGATGGCGGTCGGCCTCTCCGACCACTCGATCGGTACGACGTCCGCGGTGGCCGCCGTCGCGCTCGGCGCCTCGATCGTGGAGAAGCACGTCACCCTGTCGCCGCAGGACGTCGGCCCGGACCACTGGTTCAGCATGGCCATCGACGAGGTGGGCCCGCTCCAGCAGGCGATGCACGACGCGCACGCGGCCCTCGGCGTCGCGCGCAAGCAGGTCACGCCCGGCGAGGTCGCCGAGCGTCGCACGGCCATCCGGTCGCTCGTCGTACGACGCCCGCTCAAGGCCGGCGACCGGCTCCGCGCCGATGACCTCAAGGCGGTCCGTCCCGGCACCGGGCTGCCGCCCCGCTACCTCGAGGTGGTCGACGGCATGGTGCTCACCCGCGACCTCGCGGCCGACACGCCCGTCACCTGGGACGCGTTCAGGTAG
- a CDS encoding PseG/SpsG family protein gives MSLIVFYCDLGPTRGTGHVMRCVALAEELAARGSRCAFVADFDAVPWAAGQVRERGFDVRPYDGEPAAVLPVLAALGPDAVVLDSYALPASTSRELRALAVPVLAIVDRDRRGLAADLYLDQNLGVSAADYAPGLPVLAGPEYALVRDEVLAWRSADPRDADDPPDDPPDDRPRVVAYFGGTDAFGAGPVVAEALARTGRPCRATFVAPRAETRDALDRVAWAAGQQVEVIGPPPSLMALVARADVVLSASGTSLVELFCIGSAAGVVCVVDNQVAGYELVTGAGLAAGLGLLDDLRQDPTPAVAALDALLEDAGLRARMREAGRSLVDGAGRARAAAALEALAAAPT, from the coding sequence ATGTCGCTGATCGTCTTCTACTGCGATCTCGGGCCGACCCGCGGGACCGGGCACGTCATGCGCTGCGTCGCCCTCGCCGAGGAGCTCGCCGCCCGCGGGAGCCGGTGCGCGTTCGTCGCCGACTTCGACGCCGTGCCCTGGGCCGCGGGACAGGTGCGCGAGCGCGGGTTCGACGTCCGGCCGTACGACGGCGAGCCCGCCGCGGTCCTGCCCGTGCTGGCCGCCCTCGGCCCGGACGCGGTCGTCCTCGACTCCTACGCCCTGCCGGCGTCGACGAGCCGGGAGCTGCGGGCGCTCGCCGTGCCGGTGCTCGCGATCGTGGACCGCGACCGGCGCGGCCTGGCGGCCGACCTCTACCTCGACCAGAACCTCGGCGTCTCCGCGGCCGACTACGCGCCCGGGCTGCCCGTCCTCGCCGGGCCGGAGTACGCACTGGTCCGCGACGAGGTGCTGGCCTGGCGCTCGGCGGACCCCCGCGACGCCGATGACCCGCCCGATGACCCACCCGATGACCGGCCGCGGGTGGTGGCCTACTTCGGCGGGACCGACGCGTTCGGCGCCGGCCCGGTCGTCGCCGAGGCCCTGGCCCGGACCGGGCGGCCGTGCCGGGCCACCTTCGTCGCGCCGCGGGCCGAGACGAGGGACGCCCTCGACCGGGTCGCCTGGGCGGCGGGACAGCAGGTCGAGGTGATCGGGCCGCCGCCGTCCCTGATGGCGCTCGTCGCCCGTGCGGACGTCGTCCTCAGCGCCTCGGGGACCTCGCTGGTCGAGCTCTTCTGCATCGGCAGCGCCGCCGGGGTCGTGTGCGTGGTGGACAACCAGGTGGCGGGCTACGAGCTGGTCACCGGCGCCGGGCTTGCCGCCGGGCTCGGCCTCCTGGACGACCTGCGACAGGACCCGACGCCCGCCGTCGCCGCGCTGGACGCGCTGCTCGAGGACGCCGGCCTGCGCGCGCGGATGCGCGAGGCCGGCCGGAGCCTGGTCGACGGGGCCGGGCGGGCCCGGGCGGCGGCCGCGCTCGAGGCGCTGGCGGCGGCGCCTACCTGA
- the pseB gene encoding UDP-N-acetylglucosamine 4,6-dehydratase (inverting), producing MSELQNANLLITGGTGSFGKAFIRYALDHLEPARLVIYSRDELKQYEVRQLFGDDPRLRWFIGDIRDERRLVRAMHGVTHVVHAAALKQVDTAEYNPFEFVKTNVLGSQNVIEAAIDAGVKKVVALSTDKASSPINLYGATKLTADKLFISGNHYAAGYDSRFAVVRYGNVMGSRGSVIPFFRRLAAEGRPLPITDLRCTRFFITLEAAVRMVVDTFDLMHGGELLVPRIPSMKVTDLAHAIAPGAELVDVGLRPGEKLHEEMISPEEGRRAVVVQDGKYFIIQPDLATWGYEQPAGAVPVPPDFAYRSNTNDQWYTAEELAGLLDLES from the coding sequence ATGTCCGAGCTCCAGAACGCGAACCTCCTGATCACGGGGGGCACGGGCTCCTTCGGCAAGGCGTTCATCCGGTACGCGCTCGACCACCTCGAGCCGGCCCGCCTGGTGATCTACTCGCGCGACGAGCTCAAGCAGTACGAGGTCCGTCAGCTCTTCGGCGACGACCCGCGGCTGCGCTGGTTCATCGGCGACATCCGCGACGAGCGGCGCCTGGTCCGCGCCATGCACGGCGTCACCCATGTGGTGCACGCGGCGGCGCTGAAGCAGGTCGACACCGCGGAGTACAACCCGTTCGAGTTCGTGAAGACCAACGTGCTGGGCAGCCAGAACGTCATCGAGGCCGCGATCGACGCGGGCGTGAAGAAGGTCGTGGCGCTCTCCACCGACAAGGCGTCGAGCCCGATCAACCTCTACGGCGCCACGAAGCTCACCGCCGACAAGCTCTTCATCTCGGGCAACCACTACGCCGCCGGCTACGACTCGCGGTTCGCCGTCGTCCGCTACGGCAACGTGATGGGCAGCCGCGGCTCGGTGATCCCGTTCTTCCGCCGTCTCGCGGCCGAGGGGCGTCCGCTGCCGATCACCGACCTGCGCTGCACCCGCTTCTTCATCACGCTCGAGGCCGCCGTGCGCATGGTCGTCGACACCTTCGACCTGATGCACGGCGGCGAGCTGCTCGTGCCCCGCATCCCGTCGATGAAGGTCACCGACCTCGCGCACGCGATCGCCCCGGGCGCGGAGCTCGTCGACGTCGGCCTGCGGCCGGGGGAGAAGCTCCACGAGGAGATGATCAGCCCGGAGGAGGGCCGCCGGGCCGTGGTCGTCCAGGACGGCAAGTACTTCATCATCCAGCCGGACCTCGCGACGTGGGGCTACGAGCAGCCCGCGGGCGCGGTGCCGGTGCCGCCGGACTTCGCCTACCGGTCGAACACCAACGACCAGTGGTACACCGCCGAGGAGCTCGCCGGCCTGCTCGACCTGGAGTCCTGA
- a CDS encoding DegT/DnrJ/EryC1/StrS family aminotransferase, with product MFPYGRQSISEEDVEAVAEVLRGDWLTTGPLVTELERAIGELAGGHRAVSATSGTAALHMAYAAAGAGPGTEVVCPPMTFVASASSASILGATLVFADVDRETGLIDPGAVEAAVGPRTRVVTAVDYAGQPADYDALQPLADAAGALTLADAAHSVGGTSLGRPVGDLADITTLSFFPTKNMTTGEGGAAVFKDGDLAQRAHEFHFIGLVRDPARFRITDEGPWHQEVHELGLNYRLTDIACALGLSQLRRLGAFKRRRAEIVARYDAALAGMDGVSTLGRREGVDPTWHLYVARILDGRRREVFEAMRAAGIGVQVNYIPVYWHPVYADLGYRRGLCPNAEAFYAEQLSLPLFPAMTDDDVDRVVEALADALA from the coding sequence ATGTTCCCCTACGGACGGCAGTCCATCTCCGAGGAGGACGTCGAGGCCGTCGCCGAGGTGCTGCGGGGCGACTGGCTGACGACGGGGCCCCTCGTCACCGAGCTCGAGCGGGCGATCGGCGAGCTCGCCGGCGGGCACCGGGCGGTCTCCGCGACGTCCGGGACCGCGGCCCTCCACATGGCGTACGCCGCCGCCGGGGCCGGTCCCGGCACCGAGGTGGTCTGCCCGCCGATGACCTTCGTCGCCTCCGCGTCGTCGGCCTCGATCCTCGGCGCGACCCTCGTCTTCGCCGACGTCGACCGCGAGACCGGGCTGATCGACCCGGGCGCCGTCGAGGCGGCCGTCGGTCCGCGGACCCGGGTGGTCACCGCCGTCGACTACGCCGGCCAGCCCGCCGACTACGACGCGCTGCAGCCGCTGGCCGACGCCGCCGGGGCGCTCACCCTCGCCGACGCCGCCCACTCGGTCGGGGGCACCTCCCTCGGCCGTCCGGTCGGGGACCTGGCCGACATCACCACCCTGTCCTTCTTCCCGACCAAGAACATGACGACGGGCGAGGGCGGGGCCGCGGTCTTCAAGGACGGCGACCTCGCCCAGCGCGCCCACGAGTTCCACTTCATCGGGCTGGTCCGCGACCCTGCGCGGTTCCGGATCACCGACGAGGGCCCGTGGCACCAGGAGGTCCACGAGCTCGGCCTCAACTACCGGCTGACCGACATCGCCTGCGCGCTGGGCCTCTCCCAGCTGCGGCGGCTCGGCGCGTTCAAGCGCCGGCGGGCCGAGATCGTCGCGCGGTACGACGCCGCACTGGCCGGGATGGACGGCGTGAGCACGCTCGGCCGCCGCGAGGGCGTCGACCCGACCTGGCACCTCTACGTCGCGCGGATCCTCGACGGCCGGCGCCGCGAGGTGTTCGAGGCGATGCGGGCCGCGGGCATCGGCGTCCAGGTCAACTACATCCCGGTCTACTGGCACCCGGTCTACGCCGATCTCGGCTACCGGCGCGGGCTGTGCCCCAACGCCGAGGCGTTCTACGCGGAGCAGCTGTCGCTACCGCTGTTTCCCGCGATGACCGACGACGACGTCGACCGCGTGGTGGAGGCGCTCGCGGACGCTCTGGCGTGA